In Dama dama isolate Ldn47 chromosome X, ASM3311817v1, whole genome shotgun sequence, one genomic interval encodes:
- the MORF4L2 gene encoding mortality factor 4-like protein 2, with protein MSSRKQGSQTRGHQSAEEDNFKKPTRSNMQRSKMRGTSGKKTAGPQQKNLEAALPGRWGGRSAENPPSGSVRKTRKNKQKTPGNGDGGSTSEAPQPPRKKRARADPTVESEDAFKNRMEVKVKIPEELKPWLVEDWDLVTRQKQLFQLPAKKNVDTILEEYANCKRSQGNVDNKEYAVNEVVGGIKEYFNVMLGTQLLYKFERPQYAEILLAHPDAPMSQVYGAPHLLRLFVRIGAMLAYTPLDEKSLALLLGYLHDFLKYLAKNAASLFTASDYKVASAEYHRKAL; from the coding sequence ATGAGTTCCAGAAAGCAGGGTTCTCAAACTCGTGGACACCAATCTGCCGAAGAAGACAATTTCAAAAAACCAACTAGAAGCAACATGCAAAGAAGTAAAATGAGAGGGACATCTGGAAAGAAGACAGCTGGTCCCCAGCAGAAGAATCTGGAAGCAGCACTCCCAGGCAGATGGGGGGGTCGCTCTGCTGAGAACCCTCCATCAGGATCGGTGAGGAAGACCAGAAAGAACAAACAGAAGACCCCTGGGAACGGAGATGGTGGCAGCACCAGCGAAGCACCCCAGCCACCTCGGAAGAAAAGGGCCCGGGCAGACCCCACAGTTGAAAGTGAGGATGCTTTTAAGAATAGAATGGAAGTTAAGGTGAAGATTCCAGAAGAATTAAAACCATGGCTTGTTGAGGACTGGGACTTAGTCACCAGGCAGAAGCAACTTTTCCAACTCCCAGCCAAGAAAAACGTGGATACTATTTTGGAAGAATACGCCAACTGCAAAAGATCACAAGGCAATGTTGACAACAAGGAGTATGCAGTTAATGAGGTGGTGGGAGGGATAAAAGAGTATTTCAACGTGATGTTGGGCACCCAGCTGCTCTACAAATTTGAGAGGCCCCAGTATGCTGAAATTCTCTTGGCTCACCCTGATGCGCCAATGTCCCAGGTTTATGGGGCACCACACCTCCTGAGATTATTTGTAAGAATTGGGGCAATGTTGGCATACACACCCCTTGATGAGAAGAGCCTTGCATTATTGTTGGGCTATTTGCATGATTTCCTGAAATACCTGGCAAAAAATGCTGCGTCTCTGTTCACTGCCAGTGATTATAAAGTGGCTTCTGCTGAGTACCACCGCAAAGCCCTGTGA